The following coding sequences are from one Bradyrhizobium sp. WSM471 window:
- a CDS encoding OFA family MFS transporter — MSTIESAGTLSGAGAGFLDRERTIATAGFNRWLVPPAALCIHLCIGMAYGFSVFWLPLSRAIGVTAPKACAEMSLFQELFTTSCDWKVASMGWMYTLFFVLLGIAAAVWGGWLERVGPRKAGFVSALCWCGGLFLGAIGIYTHQLWLLWLGSGVIGGIGLGLGYISPVSTLVKWFPDRRGMATGMAIMGFGGGAMIGAPLANLLMNYFKTPTSVGVWETFVTMGVIYFAFMMIGAFRYRLPPPGWQPEGWTAPSKANAMISKANVHLNDAHKTPQFWLIWWVLCLNVSAGIGVIGMASPMLQEIFAGKLIGLPNVGFNALDAGQKAQIAAIAAGFAGLLSLFNIGGRFFWASLSDKIGRKNTYYTFFILGIVLYALAPTFAAMGSKLLFVLGFGIILSMYGGGFATVPAYLADMFGTQFVGAIHGRLLTAWSTAGIIGPVVVNYIREFQLAAGVPRDQLYNTTMYILCAMLIAGLICNYLIKPVDSKWHMKEADVAKLQAASASAAAAGPHGSYGIGFGGLDAKAAMFWAFVGVPLLWGVWKTLESAVKIF; from the coding sequence ATGTCTACCATCGAGAGCGCGGGAACACTTTCGGGTGCCGGCGCAGGTTTTCTGGATCGCGAGCGGACTATCGCGACCGCCGGGTTCAATCGCTGGCTGGTACCGCCGGCCGCGCTGTGCATCCATCTCTGCATCGGCATGGCCTACGGCTTCTCGGTGTTCTGGCTGCCGCTGTCGCGCGCGATCGGCGTGACCGCGCCGAAGGCGTGCGCAGAGATGTCGCTGTTTCAAGAGCTGTTCACGACCAGCTGCGACTGGAAGGTCGCCAGCATGGGATGGATGTACACGCTCTTTTTCGTGCTGCTCGGTATCGCGGCTGCAGTCTGGGGCGGCTGGCTGGAGCGCGTAGGCCCGCGCAAGGCCGGCTTCGTCTCGGCGCTGTGCTGGTGCGGCGGCCTCTTCCTCGGTGCGATCGGGATTTACACCCATCAGCTCTGGCTGTTGTGGCTCGGTTCGGGCGTGATCGGCGGTATCGGTCTCGGCCTTGGCTATATCTCGCCGGTCTCGACGCTCGTGAAGTGGTTCCCGGACCGTCGCGGCATGGCGACCGGCATGGCCATCATGGGCTTCGGCGGCGGCGCCATGATCGGCGCGCCGCTGGCGAACCTCTTGATGAACTACTTCAAGACCCCGACCTCGGTCGGCGTCTGGGAGACCTTCGTCACGATGGGCGTCATCTACTTCGCGTTCATGATGATCGGCGCGTTCCGCTATCGCTTGCCGCCGCCCGGCTGGCAACCCGAGGGCTGGACCGCGCCGTCGAAGGCCAACGCGATGATCTCGAAGGCCAACGTCCATCTCAACGATGCACACAAGACTCCGCAATTCTGGCTGATCTGGTGGGTGCTGTGCCTGAACGTGTCGGCCGGCATCGGCGTCATCGGCATGGCCTCGCCGATGCTGCAGGAGATCTTCGCCGGCAAGCTGATCGGCCTGCCTAACGTCGGCTTCAACGCGCTCGATGCGGGACAGAAAGCGCAGATCGCCGCGATCGCCGCGGGCTTCGCCGGATTGCTGTCGCTGTTCAACATCGGCGGCCGCTTCTTCTGGGCATCGCTGTCGGATAAGATCGGGCGCAAGAACACCTACTATACGTTCTTCATCCTCGGCATCGTGCTCTACGCGCTGGCGCCGACTTTTGCGGCGATGGGTTCGAAGCTGCTGTTCGTGCTTGGCTTCGGCATCATCCTGTCGATGTATGGCGGCGGCTTCGCCACCGTGCCGGCCTACCTCGCCGACATGTTCGGAACCCAGTTCGTCGGCGCCATCCATGGCCGGCTGCTGACGGCGTGGTCTACCGCGGGCATCATCGGCCCCGTCGTCGTCAACTACATCCGCGAGTTCCAGCTTGCGGCGGGTGTGCCGCGCGATCAGCTCTACAACACGACGATGTACATCCTCTGTGCGATGCTGATCGCTGGCCTGATCTGCAACTATCTGATCAAGCCAGTCGATTCGAAATGGCACATGAAGGAGGCCGATGTCGCGAAGTTGCAGGCGGCAAGCGCCAGCGCCGCCGCCGCGGGACCACACGGCTCCTACGGCATCGGATTTGGCGGGCTTGACGCCAAGGCGGCGATGTTCTGGGCCTTCGTCGGCGTCCCCCTGCTTTGGGGTGTTTGGAAGACATTGGAGAGCGCGGTCAAGATCTTCTGA